CGAGTCTATTGATCAGTTCATTGTTGCAAGAGCCATCCGCAATCTGAGAGGACAGGTTAACAAACACTGCTCAATGATGATCAACGTATCAAGATTTGTAGCGACCCAGAATACTGTTCGAAGTTTCGTGAGCCTTTATGAAAAGAAAGTCAGAGAGGCTGTGAAAGCAAATTATGCGATGCCGAATTCGATATCGCAAAAGAATGAAGTCATGATTTCATTGAAGGCGTGCCTTGATAAAGAGTTCTCTGATTGCGGGTTCACATGGTCCGACATCAAAGTCGCCCTGAACGATGTCTTCGACAATCTTCGTATATTTGTCGTCAACAGTAAGTCCGATGAAGCACTCGATTACAAGAAGTACGAACGTGACGGAAACAGCCTTACCGCTATAGCTATTGGCGGACTGAGCCTCTCGCGTGGCCTGACCATCGAAGGCCTTACTGTGAGCTACATGTACCGCAATACGCGCATGTACGACACGCTTATGCAGATGGGACGCTGGTTTGGCTATAGACCCGATTTTGAAGATGTGTGCCGGGTCCATTTGTCTCCGGATTCCATCAACTGGTATGGCCACATCGCAGAAGCTTCAGAAGAGCTCCGACAGCAGATCAAGAGAATGCGACGCGACAGAATGAGTCCGAAACAGTTCGGCCTTTATGTGAAGGCTCATCCTGACCGGTTGCTCATTACTGCCGCCAACAAGATGCAAGCTGGCGAGAAGATCATAGTAAACCAGAACCTCAGCGGGCGAATTGTTGAAAGCTATCTCCTGCCGTTCGACAAGGAAATCAATCAAGAGAATGAGGCTCTGATAGCTGAGTACTGGAAAAAGAATTTCGGCCGTGCCGCTTTGGAAGAAACCGGCAAGGGCTGGCTTGCAAGAGATGCAAGGCTTTCGGAGATCGAAGAATTCCTCACTAAGTTTCGTAGTCACCCCGATTTTGCAGATCGCAAGGCTGCTGCACTGAGTTACCTTCGTGCCATTTCAGACAAATACGATGCCGGAGATGTCCTGCTGATTTCGATTTCTGCAACAGGTGAGGACGCGAACAAACACCTGCTCGGAACTCAGGAACGTACCAGTGCCCGGCGCGATGGTGATGCATGGCGAATGAGCAAGGATCGCGTAGCCAGCCGTGGAGATGAGAAACTCGGGCTGTCCGATCCGCAAAAGGATGAAGCAGCGGAGCTTGCCCGCGAGGCTGGCGAGGACAAGAGACCATCGGACTTCCATTTCCGGTCAGCACGCAAGAAGCCTTTATTAATGCTCCATGTTCTTGGACCGGTCGGGAAGGATGCCGATGCGCGTGTGCCCGCGTTCGGCCTCAGCTTCCCGCCAGGCCACTATCAAACCGAAGTTGAAGTTGTTGCAAACCAGGTGTGGATCGAACGCATGCAGGGTGGATCATTCGACACACCCGACGAAGAGGAAGATTATGACGAGTAGCAGAGCGCCATGGGATGAAATGAAGACCCCGGGCAGTGACTATACTGTTCGATATGTGACGGCCCCAGGCGACGTTACCCTGTGCTGGGGGAAAGACACGCACGGGCATTGTCTGTTCATAGTTCAACTTGAGGGCGACCACACAGAGCAGTTCCGAAAGAACGCAACCACCGTGAACGGTATAGA
The Pyruvatibacter sp. HU-CL02332 genome window above contains:
- a CDS encoding Z1 domain-containing protein, producing the protein MNFNKVESQKNFTSALISALSLLPDTPTREEVGERAKQLAAAFGYDGPLESVVEDALIAADSSMGAGVSLVDVEADHDDEWVYKREDIAWTYSDAYEEYLKKEQMHPTVVRSLSDVGTKILGHLQDPTSDGKWDRRGLVIGHVQSGKTANYMGVIAKAADAGYKFIIVIAGIHNNLRKQTQERIDEGFVGRSSDPEDRKSVGVGLTRGYPHPATLTNIKDDFSKRTANQSGWKINDLNKPTVLVIKKNVSTLKALHVWLKEMNAQADGVISDVPMLMIDDEADNASINTNKPELDPTKTNAMLRKILGLFAKSCYVGYTATPFANIFINPDSYDEEAYEELFPRDFIVSLDAPNTYFGPDKVFLDDISSARTVRPIRDCEDYLPFSHKKDDSVPELPPSLYESIDQFIVARAIRNLRGQVNKHCSMMINVSRFVATQNTVRSFVSLYEKKVREAVKANYAMPNSISQKNEVMISLKACLDKEFSDCGFTWSDIKVALNDVFDNLRIFVVNSKSDEALDYKKYERDGNSLTAIAIGGLSLSRGLTIEGLTVSYMYRNTRMYDTLMQMGRWFGYRPDFEDVCRVHLSPDSINWYGHIAEASEELRQQIKRMRRDRMSPKQFGLYVKAHPDRLLITAANKMQAGEKIIVNQNLSGRIVESYLLPFDKEINQENEALIAEYWKKNFGRAALEETGKGWLARDARLSEIEEFLTKFRSHPDFADRKAAALSYLRAISDKYDAGDVLLISISATGEDANKHLLGTQERTSARRDGDAWRMSKDRVASRGDEKLGLSDPQKDEAAELAREAGEDKRPSDFHFRSARKKPLLMLHVLGPVGKDADARVPAFGLSFPPGHYQTEVEVVANQVWIERMQGGSFDTPDEEEDYDE